TTGGCTAGGCTTGTCACCGAATACGGCACATTCGACTTCCTTTTCTTCAGGCCGTTCAATTGAGTGGCAATAGCGACAAATTCGTTGTCGACGAGCCGTTGAAGGCTCGGCTCTCTTTTTACTATAGCGGGTTCGACAATCTCGACGAGTTCTTTACCGCAAAGCTCATGAATGCTTGTAACGGTAGTATGCGTCAGAGCGACCGTAAGAAGCTCTGCTGCCTCCCTCATTTTCTCTTGAATGGGTATGAAGGCTAAGGCGTCCGGAACTTTAGCGGCCATCGGAAAAATCCTTATATCGGTAATGTCGGCAAGATTGAAAGCAACGCTTTGCGATAATAAAACAGAACTTTTTCGGAGTAAATTGCATTTTGACTGCTTTCGGCAACCGCTATAACCTTTTCCGGATGCAGACCATTGTCATCTCCACTTCCGGCGGGCCTGAGGTTCTGCAGGCCGCCGAGCGGCCCATCCCGGAACTGCAGCCCGGCCATGTGCTGGTGCGCGTCGCGGCGGCCGGGATCAACCGCATCGACATTTTACAGCGGCGCGGAAAATATCCGCCCCATGCTGGCGCGCCGCAGGATATTCCCGGCATGGAGGTTTCCGGCACCGTCGAAGCGGTTCATGAAACATGCCTGCGCTACCGTCCCGGCGACAAGGTCATGGCGCTGCTGACGGGCGACGGCTATGCCGAATATGTAGCCGCGCCGGAAGATTTATGTCTGCCCATTCCCGCTAATATAGCTGTCAGGGACGCTGCCGCGCTGCCGGAGGCGATGTTTACCGTATGGGCGAATTTATTCGTTGCAGCTTGCTTGCGGCCCAGCGAAACCGTCCTGATTCACGGCGGCGCGAGCGGCATCGGCAGCATGGCGATCCAGATGCTTCGCGCCCATGGCGCCCACCCGATTGTGACGGCCCGCAGCGAACAAAAATGCAAATGGTGCGTGGAATTAGGCGCCGAGCTTGCAGTCAATTATCAAGCCAGCGATTTTGCCGCTGCGATCAAGGACTACACGCAGGGCAGGGGAGTCGATGTCATTCTGGATATGATCGGGGGCGACTATTTGCCGCGCAATATATCGTTACTGGCTCCCCGAGGCCGTCTGGTGTGGATCGGCGCGCAGCGTGGCGTTAAAGGCGAGGCCGACATAACCCGAATCATGCAGCAGCGGCTGGTTATCACCGGTTCGTCTCTGCGCGGGCGCACCGT
This genomic interval from Alphaproteobacteria bacterium contains the following:
- a CDS encoding NAD(P)H-quinone oxidoreductase, which produces MTAFGNRYNLFRMQTIVISTSGGPEVLQAAERPIPELQPGHVLVRVAAAGINRIDILQRRGKYPPHAGAPQDIPGMEVSGTVEAVHETCLRYRPGDKVMALLTGDGYAEYVAAPEDLCLPIPANIAVRDAAALPEAMFTVWANLFVAACLRPSETVLIHGGASGIGSMAIQMLRAHGAHPIVTARSEQKCKWCVELGAELAVNYQASDFAAAIKDYTQGRGVDVILDMIGGDYLPRNISLLAPRGRLVWIGAQRGVKGEADITRIMQQRLVITGSSLRGRTVAEKSRLAREIERRAMPWLVKKAIKPVIYKVFPLNMAAEAHKTLESGEHHGKILLEVAV